One window from the genome of Sporichthyaceae bacterium encodes:
- a CDS encoding Nif3-like dinuclear metal center hexameric protein: MSDAEPPRLRDVLAVLDQLYDPRTAASWDAVGLVCGDPDQPVRRVLFAVDPVTAVAEEARAFGADLLVTHHPLFLRPVHGVPATTAKGRVVHRLLTAGCALLVAHTNADVARPGVSDALAAALGLPAGKPIEPEPGAALDKIVTFVPHPQAQSVLDALAAAGAGAIGDYDRCAFTVEGTGTFRPLAGASPTIGQVGAVETVDETRLEMVAPRGSRAAVVAALRAAHPYEEPAFDVTELAPEPSACGIGRICELPAAEPLSAFIERAVRGLPRTATGVRVAGDPDRPVRRVAVCGGAGDSLFGAVAAAGVDVYLTSDLRHHPASEALEAGGPALVDVAHWAGEWPWLNDAARALCAGLAQRDPAGATTVETHISTLSTDPWTSHGA; this comes from the coding sequence GTGTCCGACGCCGAACCGCCGCGGTTGCGCGATGTCCTCGCCGTCCTGGACCAGCTTTACGACCCGCGCACGGCCGCGTCCTGGGACGCGGTGGGCCTGGTCTGCGGGGATCCCGACCAACCCGTACGCCGGGTGCTGTTCGCCGTCGACCCGGTGACCGCGGTGGCCGAGGAGGCGCGTGCCTTCGGCGCGGACCTGCTGGTCACCCATCACCCGTTGTTCCTGCGCCCGGTGCACGGGGTGCCGGCGACCACGGCCAAGGGCCGCGTCGTGCACCGCCTGCTGACCGCCGGGTGCGCGCTGTTGGTCGCGCACACCAACGCCGACGTGGCCCGGCCCGGCGTTTCCGACGCGCTGGCCGCGGCGCTCGGTCTGCCGGCCGGGAAACCGATCGAACCGGAGCCGGGTGCCGCGCTGGACAAGATCGTCACGTTCGTGCCGCACCCGCAGGCGCAGTCGGTGCTGGATGCCCTGGCCGCGGCCGGCGCCGGCGCGATCGGGGACTACGACCGCTGCGCGTTCACCGTCGAGGGCACCGGCACGTTCCGTCCGCTGGCCGGCGCCTCTCCCACGATCGGGCAGGTCGGGGCCGTCGAGACGGTCGACGAGACCCGCCTGGAGATGGTGGCACCGCGGGGGAGTCGGGCGGCCGTGGTGGCGGCGCTGCGCGCCGCGCACCCCTACGAGGAGCCGGCCTTCGATGTCACCGAGCTTGCCCCGGAGCCGTCGGCCTGCGGGATCGGACGGATCTGCGAGTTGCCCGCTGCCGAGCCGCTGTCGGCATTCATCGAGCGCGCGGTGCGCGGGCTGCCGCGCACCGCCACCGGGGTACGGGTGGCGGGCGACCCGGACCGACCGGTGCGCCGGGTAGCGGTCTGCGGTGGGGCCGGGGATTCCCTGTTCGGGGCGGTGGCCGCGGCCGGGGTGGACGTCTATCTGACCTCCGACCTGCGTCATCACCCGGCCTCGGAGGCCCTGGAGGCCGGCGGCCCGGCGCTGGTGGACGTCGCGCACTGGGCCGGGGAATGGCCGTGGCTGAACGACGCGGCGCGGGCGCTGTGCGCCGGGTTGGCGCAACGCGACCCGGCCGGCGCGACTACGGTGGAGACCCACATCTCCACATTGTCGACCGACCCGTGGACCTCGCACGGTGCGTGA
- a CDS encoding peroxiredoxin, which yields MNHGADAVEVGASAPDFGLRDQHNVVVSLSDFHGRAVLLVFYPLAFTGVCAGELNLIQADLDVLQNDQVQVLAVSVDSPYTLRVFSDAEGLKFPLLSDFWPHGGTAQAYGIFDPEAGVATRASFLIDRDGVVRWKVLSDLSHPRDHAAYLEAIATVTGAEGA from the coding sequence ATGAACCACGGGGCGGATGCGGTCGAGGTGGGGGCGTCGGCACCGGATTTCGGGCTGCGCGATCAGCACAACGTGGTGGTCTCGTTGTCGGACTTCCACGGCCGGGCGGTGCTGCTGGTCTTCTACCCGCTGGCCTTCACCGGCGTGTGCGCCGGTGAGCTCAACCTGATCCAGGCGGACCTGGACGTGCTGCAGAACGATCAGGTGCAGGTGCTCGCGGTGTCCGTGGATTCGCCGTACACGCTGCGCGTGTTCTCCGACGCCGAGGGCCTGAAGTTCCCGTTGCTGTCGGACTTCTGGCCGCACGGCGGTACCGCGCAGGCCTACGGGATTTTCGACCCCGAGGCCGGGGTCGCCACCAGGGCCTCGTTCCTCATCGACCGCGATGGCGTCGTGCGCTGGAAAGTGCTCAGCGACCTGTCCCACCCGCGCGACCACGCCGCTTACCTCGAGGCAATCGCTACTGTGACGGGCGCAGAGGGCGCATAG
- a CDS encoding DUF3052 domain-containing protein, with the protein MSASAEGAGGAAPGRLGFTAGQVVQELGYDDDVDDDLRAAIEDAIGGELVDEDYDDVADAVLLWWRDGDGDLVDTLVDALTSLADGGVIWVLTPKAGRDGHVEPSDIGEAAPTAGLSQTSSISAARDWSGTRLVAPKAARKTR; encoded by the coding sequence GTGAGCGCGAGCGCCGAGGGCGCGGGGGGTGCGGCCCCCGGGCGTCTCGGGTTCACCGCCGGTCAGGTTGTCCAGGAGCTGGGTTACGACGACGACGTCGACGACGACCTGCGCGCCGCGATCGAGGACGCCATCGGCGGCGAACTGGTCGATGAGGACTACGACGACGTCGCCGACGCGGTCCTGCTGTGGTGGCGGGACGGCGACGGGGACCTGGTGGACACCCTGGTGGACGCCCTGACCTCGCTGGCCGACGGCGGCGTGATCTGGGTGCTGACCCCCAAGGCCGGCCGCGACGGACACGTCGAGCCCAGTGACATCGGCGAGGCGGCGCCCACCGCCGGGCTGTCCCAGACCAGCAGCATCTCGGCCGCCCGGGACTGGTCGGGTACCCGTCTGGTGGCCCCGAAGGCGGCCCGCAAGACCCGCTGA
- the aceE gene encoding pyruvate dehydrogenase (acetyl-transferring), homodimeric type: MSDGLPSQLPDVDPEETREWLQSLDAIVDTGGRARARYLMLRLLERARERQVGVPGLRSTDYINTIGTEAEPWFPGDEFVERRIRAFIRWNAAVMVSRGNRPGIGVGGHIATYASSASLYEVGFNHFFRGKTGGESGDQVFIQGHASPGIYARAFLEDRLSEQQLDGFRQELTNPGGGLPSYPHPRLMPDFWEFPTVSMGLGPLHAIYQARFNRYLLNRQIKDTSRSRVWAFLGDGEMDEPESLGAIGLAAREELDNLTFVINCNLQRLDGPVRGNGKIIQELESYFRGAGWNVIKVIWGRDWDPLLHADVDGVLVNAMNTTPDGQFQTFTTEDGNYIRETFFGTDPRLRKMVQQLTDDQLTKLSRGGHDYRKVYAAFKAATEHVGQPTVILAHTIKGWTLKSFEARNATHQMKKLTKADLKEFRDRLHLEITDAALEADLPPYYHPGQNSDEVQYLQDRRRALGGYLPARVAHPKPIKLPGDDMYAELKAGSGKQSVATTMAFVRLFKDLIKDPEIGHRFVPIIPDEARTFGLDAIFPTAKIYSPHGQTYEAVDRKLLLSYKESEQGQILHEGISEAGAVGSLVAAGTAYATHGEHMIPMYIFYSMFGFQRTGDALWAFADQLGRGFMLGATAGRTTLNGEGLQHEDGHSLLLASTNPACVSYDPAWSFEIAHIVQDGLRRMYGASEEHPHGENVFYYLTVYNEPYPQPAEPANVDVNGLLRGLYHYAAAPAVAESAPRAQILASGPAMIWALDAQHLLAQEWGVAADVWSATSWTQLRRDAVECDEHNLLHPDEPVRVPHVTRMLHGAPGPVVAVSDWMKAVPDQIARWVPEFSVLGTDGFGRSDTRAALRRHFKVDAQSIVVQTLTDLSRRGEVKPETVREALERYRLADVTATTAQEAGGAT; encoded by the coding sequence ATCTCCGACGGGCTGCCCAGCCAGTTGCCGGACGTCGATCCGGAGGAGACCAGGGAGTGGCTGCAGTCGCTGGATGCCATCGTCGACACCGGCGGCCGGGCCCGAGCCCGTTACCTCATGCTGCGCCTGCTGGAGCGCGCCCGGGAACGCCAGGTGGGCGTGCCGGGTCTGCGTAGCACGGATTACATCAACACCATCGGCACCGAGGCCGAGCCCTGGTTCCCCGGTGACGAGTTCGTCGAGCGGCGCATCCGGGCGTTCATCCGGTGGAACGCCGCGGTGATGGTCTCCCGGGGCAACCGCCCCGGCATCGGTGTCGGTGGGCACATCGCCACCTACGCGTCCTCGGCCAGCCTCTACGAGGTCGGCTTCAACCACTTCTTCCGCGGCAAGACCGGCGGCGAGTCCGGCGACCAGGTGTTCATCCAGGGCCACGCCTCCCCCGGCATCTACGCCCGCGCGTTCCTCGAGGACCGACTCTCCGAGCAGCAGCTCGACGGCTTCCGCCAGGAGCTGACCAACCCCGGCGGCGGGCTGCCCTCCTACCCGCACCCGCGGTTGATGCCGGACTTCTGGGAGTTCCCCACCGTGTCCATGGGCCTGGGCCCGCTGCACGCGATCTACCAGGCCCGGTTCAACCGGTACCTGTTGAACCGTCAGATCAAGGACACCTCGCGCAGTCGGGTATGGGCCTTCCTCGGCGACGGTGAGATGGACGAGCCGGAATCGCTGGGCGCCATCGGCCTGGCCGCCCGCGAGGAGCTGGACAACCTCACCTTCGTCATCAACTGCAACCTGCAGCGCCTGGACGGCCCGGTGCGCGGCAACGGCAAGATCATTCAGGAGCTGGAGAGTTACTTCCGCGGCGCCGGCTGGAACGTCATCAAGGTGATCTGGGGCCGGGACTGGGACCCGCTGTTGCACGCAGACGTGGACGGCGTGTTGGTCAACGCGATGAACACCACCCCGGACGGACAGTTCCAGACATTCACCACCGAGGACGGCAACTACATCCGGGAGACGTTCTTCGGCACCGACCCGCGACTGCGCAAGATGGTTCAACAGCTGACCGACGATCAGCTCACCAAGCTGTCCCGCGGCGGGCACGACTACCGCAAGGTCTACGCGGCGTTCAAGGCCGCCACCGAACATGTCGGACAACCCACGGTGATCCTCGCGCACACCATCAAGGGCTGGACGCTGAAAAGCTTCGAGGCACGCAACGCCACGCACCAGATGAAGAAGTTGACCAAGGCCGACCTCAAGGAGTTCCGCGACCGGCTGCACCTGGAGATCACCGACGCCGCGCTGGAGGCGGACCTGCCGCCGTATTACCACCCGGGGCAGAACTCCGACGAAGTCCAGTACCTGCAGGACCGCCGCCGCGCGCTCGGCGGTTACCTGCCCGCACGGGTCGCCCACCCCAAGCCGATCAAGCTGCCCGGTGACGACATGTACGCCGAGTTGAAGGCCGGTTCCGGCAAGCAGTCGGTGGCCACCACGATGGCCTTCGTCCGGCTGTTCAAGGACCTGATCAAGGACCCGGAGATCGGCCACCGGTTCGTGCCGATCATCCCCGACGAGGCCCGCACCTTCGGCCTGGACGCGATCTTCCCGACCGCGAAGATCTACTCCCCGCACGGCCAGACGTACGAGGCGGTGGACCGCAAGCTGCTGCTGTCCTACAAGGAATCCGAGCAGGGCCAGATCCTGCACGAGGGCATCAGCGAGGCCGGCGCGGTCGGCTCCCTGGTGGCCGCCGGGACGGCGTACGCGACGCACGGCGAGCACATGATCCCGATGTACATCTTCTACTCGATGTTCGGTTTCCAGCGGACCGGCGACGCCCTGTGGGCCTTCGCCGACCAGCTGGGTCGCGGGTTCATGCTCGGCGCCACCGCCGGTCGCACCACGCTCAATGGCGAGGGCCTGCAGCACGAGGACGGCCACTCGCTGCTGCTCGCCTCCACCAACCCGGCCTGCGTGTCCTACGACCCGGCGTGGAGCTTCGAGATCGCGCACATCGTGCAGGACGGCCTGCGCCGGATGTACGGGGCGTCGGAGGAGCACCCGCACGGCGAGAACGTCTTCTACTACCTGACCGTCTACAACGAGCCCTACCCGCAGCCGGCCGAGCCGGCGAACGTCGATGTAAACGGCCTCCTACGCGGGCTGTACCACTACGCGGCCGCCCCGGCGGTGGCCGAGAGCGCCCCGCGGGCGCAGATCCTCGCTTCCGGGCCGGCGATGATCTGGGCCCTGGACGCCCAGCACCTGCTCGCGCAGGAGTGGGGCGTGGCCGCCGACGTGTGGTCGGCGACGTCCTGGACGCAGCTGCGCCGGGACGCCGTGGAGTGCGACGAGCACAACCTGCTGCACCCCGACGAGCCGGTTCGGGTACCGCACGTGACCCGAATGCTGCACGGTGCACCCGGCCCGGTGGTCGCGGTCAGCGACTGGATGAAGGCGGTGCCCGACCAGATCGCCCGGTGGGTGCCGGAGTTCTCCGTGCTGGGCACCGATGGTTTCGGTCGCTCGGACACCCGGGCCGCGCTGCGTCGGCACTTCAAGGTCGATGCCCAGTCGATCGTGGTGCAGACGTTGACCGACCTGTCCCGCCGCGGCGAGGTCAAACCGGAGACCGTCCGCGAGGCGCTGGAGCGCTACCGCCTGGCCGACGTCACCGCCACCACCGCGCAGGAGGCCGGCGGCGCAACCTGA
- a CDS encoding DUF1906 domain-containing protein produces MAGTTRISPVTGAAKPRLAHRRDRAVNTLAALLLVGGAATAVFAGPDAQAGPDRSDPGPSYPAGASVTTFTGKAFDTCEAPSLKAMDAWLDSPYRGVGIYLSGRNRGCAEQINLTPSWVRSTTAVGWHLIPIDMGLQAPCRDNRKKKPMRSKHATEEGTAAAAGAVSAARALGILPGSAIYADIEGYDPADSACARTVARYLSGWTQELHRRGYLGGMYGSSRAALGDAAARYAEVDLTRPDAVWLARWDRARSLQSWPGIPDAAWPHRQRMKQYRGDHTERHGGVTMAIDSDLVDAPVATVARSFPITAADTASHRAPDVAAARVNSLETGTAAEVVCQVRAAGRPTWDKLTDGTYLDDSRVAGGAAKDLPECTYASPVASSDGAITRSGPGPGYDTGGTLPLGALARVTCRDLAQSWVQLDRGWVAAADLAGGGPNGSATPYCPPPTATAS; encoded by the coding sequence ATGGCGGGCACCACCCGGATTTCCCCGGTCACGGGCGCGGCCAAGCCGCGGTTGGCGCATCGGCGGGACCGGGCGGTGAACACCCTCGCCGCCCTGCTGCTGGTCGGCGGGGCGGCCACCGCGGTGTTCGCGGGCCCGGATGCCCAGGCCGGTCCGGACCGCTCCGATCCCGGCCCCAGCTACCCCGCCGGCGCCTCGGTGACCACCTTCACCGGCAAGGCCTTCGACACCTGCGAGGCGCCCAGCCTGAAGGCGATGGACGCCTGGTTGGACTCCCCGTACCGCGGCGTCGGCATCTACCTGTCCGGGCGCAATCGTGGCTGCGCGGAGCAGATAAACCTCACGCCGTCCTGGGTGCGCTCCACCACCGCGGTCGGCTGGCACCTGATCCCGATCGACATGGGCCTGCAGGCCCCCTGCCGGGACAACCGCAAGAAGAAGCCGATGCGCAGCAAGCACGCCACCGAAGAGGGCACCGCCGCGGCCGCGGGTGCGGTCTCCGCGGCCCGGGCGCTGGGCATCCTGCCCGGCAGCGCCATCTACGCCGACATCGAGGGCTACGACCCCGCCGACTCCGCCTGCGCCCGCACGGTGGCCAGGTACCTGTCCGGGTGGACGCAGGAACTGCACCGCCGCGGTTACCTCGGCGGCATGTACGGCAGCAGCCGCGCCGCATTGGGTGACGCCGCCGCCCGCTATGCCGAGGTCGATCTGACCCGCCCGGACGCGGTGTGGTTGGCCCGCTGGGACCGCGCCCGGTCGTTGCAGAGCTGGCCGGGCATCCCGGACGCCGCCTGGCCGCACCGCCAGCGCATGAAGCAGTACCGCGGCGACCACACCGAGCGGCACGGTGGCGTGACCATGGCCATCGACTCCGACCTGGTGGACGCCCCGGTGGCCACCGTGGCCCGCAGCTTCCCGATCACCGCGGCGGACACCGCGTCGCACCGGGCTCCGGACGTGGCCGCCGCCCGGGTGAACTCGCTGGAGACCGGCACCGCCGCGGAGGTCGTCTGCCAGGTGCGGGCCGCCGGGCGACCGACCTGGGACAAGCTCACCGACGGCACCTACCTCGACGACTCACGGGTGGCGGGCGGCGCGGCCAAGGACCTGCCCGAGTGCACCTACGCCAGCCCGGTGGCCAGCAGCGACGGCGCCATCACCCGCAGCGGTCCCGGCCCCGGCTACGACACCGGCGGCACGTTGCCGCTGGGCGCGCTGGCCCGGGTCACCTGCCGGGACCTGGCGCAATCCTGGGTGCAACTGGACCGCGGCTGGGTCGCCGCCGCGGACCTGGCCGGTGGTGGACCCAATGGATCGGCGACGCCTTACTGCCCGCCGCCCACCGCGACGGCGTCCTGA